The genome window ACGTTGACGAACATGTCGGAGTCCACCTTCATGGCGTAGGAGGCGTTGGGGCAGCGAGAGCTCAGCCATTCCAGCATCACCATGGTCTTGATGGTCAGGTTGAAGTAGCTGTCCAGGAAGTCACTCTGCAGCAGGTCGTGGTGCTCCAGGCTCTCCgtcttcagctcctcctgctgcctctccacCCCCGCCCCACCTGGCATGCCCAGCAGGAACAACACACGCACCGCCCGGCCCAGAACcacaccctccttcccccaggTCCTGCGGATCACCTGCCTGGATACCAGGTTACCTGGAGCCACTGGCACCATCAGAACCAAGAAGGGGGTCTGGTACCCTAGACAGCAGTCCGGTTCGTCCAGGATGAAGTGATAGGGGTGGGGGTAAGACACATGGTAAGACCTCCTGGGCTGGGGATCCACTCCATAGAGGCTCAGGTACCCCAGGATGAAGACCATGCCTGCAGCTATTGGCAGCAGCACGCACAGCCATGCTAATCGGAGAACCCGGTGCGTGCAGCAGGCCGTAGAGCCACCTGGCTGGAGACACAGAGAACCGCTTGATCAGGGAACCTATTGATCAGACATGTGTATCTATTATTGATCTACTGTATGACGAGAGCACCCTAGCTAGAGTGTGTCAAAGGATATAACCTTTTATACTACATAAAAGgatactgtgttcagcattccttgAGTGCAGGAAAGTGGATCCCCCCAAATGAAAATTAATTAAAAATTAAGTTACCTAAACATGCTGACCCTCATCTTACATCTTTAACTGAGCATGTCATTTGTTAAGCTTAGCAGGGTCAAAactcctagacacacacacacgagaactTTAGGATAAACAGTCATGCGCGAGAACTTTGGATAAACACTATCAAGATTTAtgatatgttgaatgtatgcaccttcctgccaaagtccttgtctgtgcaaactttcatggcaattaAACCCTTTTATGATTCTGATATCAGCTAGACAACTTTGTACCACCATACCTTGCTACATGCGCAAGCAAAACAAACGTCCTTGACTTCAAAGACTCTACTACTACTAGTGCACTACTTGATAAAGATGTATCTAATATACctccaatacctcacgccacaaaaacagtttcttcacttccgctgttggcctcttcaacaaggccaagggaccacactgactcaaatgacttcttgcttaaaacactctgctttttgcactgcattacaacatggtatcttgtacatttgtattttttgtaatatttgtatttttatattgtaatttacggcaacttatattttattgtatatttaattatattctaatcccacttagtactgctagtttatgtacccttagtatagttagtccacatatttaaattttaggtatatgtttattgtatgcaccttcctgccaaagcaaattccttgtctgtgcaaacttgcGAATtgtggcgaataaatcccattctgattctgattctgatctaggCACACAGGGGAGCTTGCTTCTCTTAGCCCTGTGAAGCAACAGAGCTAGCAAGTCGAGACCAAGATGCAGGGTTTATAGGGTACGTGCCTGTACATTGTCTGCCTGTACATACGTACACTACTGGTACGTAATGTACGTTAGGAAGAGGTCCACAACAGAATCAGAAGACAAGTTTCTGAGAGTCAACAGCTTCAAGCACAGCTTAACACTGGTCGAAGTAGGCACATCTCAGTTGATGGTTGAAATTGATGGTTTGGGGGCTCTTTTGCTGGATCCAGAGTCGGCAACTTCCACAGAGTGAGAGGCACCCTGAACCAAAAGTGCTACCAATGAGACTTGCTTACTTCGACCAGTGTTAAGCTGTGCTTGAAGCTGTTGTCCTGTGAGCCGTGTATCACGCAAACTGTTAACTCGGAAACTTGTCTTGTTGTGGCTTTGGGTCTGCTAGACCTCTTCCTGTCAGAGTTTCCTCCAGTTGGTGTAGGAAACTGTACTCACTGTAGTCTAAAGAAAATACATACACTTTTAAGGGTTATAATGGTCTGTCTATCTTCCTTTGTTAATTTAAGAACCTAAACCTTTTAAAAAAAGGTTATTCACTGGACTTGAACTGCTTAAATTTCAATCAAAATTGGGGTGTTCTAAAACTTTTGACCGGTAGTGTATATGTAGATGTTTTTATGACCCAACCATCTTCCTCCAAGACACAACACCACAATCGTTTTGCTGTAGCTGTGCCATTTCCAGCATGTTGTAACATGAACTTTCTAAACTGGTTTGGTGAAGTTTTGTCGTGTACACATGAGCAAGCTGAGACCTGAAGGTCCTTCTGGGTCACCATCACAAAATACTGCATGAAGAATGAAGAAATGTCTCTCCTTCATGAAGTTGGC of Osmerus mordax isolate fOsmMor3 chromosome 4, fOsmMor3.pri, whole genome shotgun sequence contains these proteins:
- the LOC136942123 gene encoding beta-1,3-galactosyltransferase 5-like isoform X1 — translated: MTGNVMPGGSTACCTHRVLRLAWLCVLLPIAAGMVFILGYLSLYGVDPQPRRSYHVSYPHPYHFILDEPDCCLGYQTPFLVLMVPVAPGNLVSRQVIRRTWGKEGVVLGRAVRVLFLLGMPGGAGVERQQEELKTESLEHHDLLQSDFLDSYFNLTIKTMVMLEWLSSRCPNASYAMKVDSDMFVNVHNLVSMLAAPDTPTRNYITGQIARFSPVHRDPASKWYLPTEAFPSFIYPPYVMGFCYVFSLDLPGRILEASRHVRAVHIEDVYVGMCLEYIGVLPTNPPASDLFSDKVLAYSHCSYSSLIATMTSGSDLLMGLWEDFQKPGPTCPPSWRHLLIQALHRNWSTKLRKN